In a genomic window of Flavobacterium sp. KACC 22761:
- a CDS encoding inositol oxygenase family protein, which produces MKKIIDTDKPLKNLDEWEDDLLIRYPDPAENKKEKEEFRNYVDSERVETVKEFYRMNHTYQTYDFVCSKEEEFLQFNKKSMSIWEAVEFLNTLVDDSDPDIDLDQTQHLLQTSEAIRADGHEDWFVLTGFLHDLGKVLCLFGEPQWAVVGDTFPVGCAYSDKIVYPEFFKDNPDYSDERFNTKLGIYTENCGLDKVKMSWGHDEYLYQIMKDYLPDPALYMIRYHSFYSQHRENAYAHLMNEKDVEMFEWVKKFNPYDLYTKAPVKPNVKALLPYYKELVAKYLPEKLNF; this is translated from the coding sequence ATGAAAAAGATAATAGACACAGATAAGCCGTTAAAGAATTTGGACGAATGGGAAGACGATTTACTAATCCGTTATCCTGATCCCGCTGAAAATAAAAAAGAGAAAGAAGAGTTTAGAAACTATGTCGATTCAGAAAGAGTTGAAACTGTAAAGGAGTTTTATAGAATGAATCACACGTATCAAACGTATGATTTTGTTTGCAGCAAAGAAGAGGAATTTCTGCAGTTCAACAAAAAAAGCATGTCAATTTGGGAGGCTGTTGAGTTCTTGAATACGCTTGTTGACGACAGCGATCCAGATATTGATTTAGATCAAACACAACATCTTTTGCAAACTTCAGAAGCAATTAGAGCGGATGGGCATGAAGACTGGTTTGTTCTAACAGGATTTTTGCATGATTTAGGAAAAGTACTTTGTTTGTTTGGAGAGCCACAATGGGCTGTAGTAGGCGATACGTTCCCTGTTGGATGTGCCTATTCAGATAAAATTGTCTATCCTGAATTTTTTAAGGATAATCCAGATTACAGCGATGAACGATTCAACACCAAATTAGGAATTTATACAGAAAATTGCGGTTTGGATAAAGTAAAAATGAGTTGGGGCCACGATGAATATCTGTATCAGATTATGAAAGATTATTTGCCGGATCCAGCATTATATATGATTAGATATCATTCTTTTTATTCACAACACAGAGAAAATGCATATGCTCATTTGATGAATGAAAAAGATGTTGAAATGTTCGAATGGGTTAAAAAATTCAATCCGTACGATTTATATACGAAAGCACCTGTAAAGCCAAATGTAAAAGCTTTGCTTCCGTATTACAAAGAATTAGTTGCCAAGTATCTGCCGGAAAAACTTAATTTCTAG
- a CDS encoding two-component regulator propeller domain-containing protein: MKQNSFILFFCLIFSYYSHSQNIKFDHFNDNNGLSHNSVRHIVQDKKGFLWFGTFSGLNRFDGYQFKKYMSASPSENRLHNDDITALDLDEESNSLWIGTRKGLTLYKIDTNEFVTFLPQTNNPKSLPDEEIRSVHVDKFKRIWVGTKTKGVYIFFQKENRFEKVPIPGFQYVNEIFEDKKGGIWIGSYETGSVAKVSLDAKGEIVRIVNYTLNVPNSTEKNPYINFIYEDSKFDIFIGTREGLYKLDKTANKFVNLYIENKEIRNSLGPYFISVAQAPDGKYWVGTLGGLLVCNQLEDIQTGNYKWYYSILSDDTSIVDNLVSALYFDASGVLWIGTEDGLDKYDPYENQFVLNKDISHYIGNQAPRIRGFAKTYDGKVIVETRHDGLFISSAKGFTPLYNNKKDMVSIYSDDGKIFYCGLWNGNVLIYNYSNNSSKEVNVGFATAPVFAFSKIDEQNMMVGSFGEGAVILNTQTLQVQASTGKLLPGFQINAIEKDKANNVWIATETGVAKYNRKTGNIKIYKSLYAKEKGIPHDDNISDILVDIKGRIWASTRVGLCLYSPSKDNFFPLTNPKELSGNWITDMLSDAKGNLWLNINNNTVARLNSNLKDVNVYHVKSGNRLDVFSSSSFFNFNSSNIYLGTKNGIIYFSLDKIVNNKWSPTPVITEFKIQNEEIVPGTEINGQIPLSSDLNYSKKIELSYKNRDFSLQFSTPSYTNEKLNKFEYMLEGFDKEWIATNSNSRTVQYTNLYPGNYTFKIRSSNSDGHWSKVVSYEIVILPPFWLTPYALLLFLILLSVIFYFVRKEIRNRIRLKQELLTEKIKREQDIKLNNEKLRFFTNISHELRTPLTLILGPAKQLLEEGNASEYQKSRYNLIHQNASRMLNLVNQVLDFRRAQAGELKLKVSKTDIISYSKNIFESFKELAYNKNITLNFTTENENLTGWVDNDKYDKILYNLLSNALKFTNKFGNVDLFIGLKDGEEGRLVIEVSDNGIGIPLKSQEKIFKRFYQVKGNKNQNTGSGIGLSLVKSLVALHKGTIKLESTEGEGSIFTVELPIDRSYYTDKEVFEFVLKNDNQSMLLPEKAPKKILQNTELKQKIVVVEDNTELRKYLVDYLSDYYKVYEAENGMEGLKICRQIKPILCVADVMMPVMDGLEFCEELKRDEFISHIPVILLTALSENDDKVRGYGVGADGYIVKPFEPSLLKTVIENIIKSRLELKEKFSGEVESKVGLLTHSPIDEEFMEKITNLINDNLSEVELSTEFLCDKLGVSSSKLYRKIKELTDLAPNEFIRTIRLKKSAQLLKTKKYNVSEVTELVGFNDPLYFSRCFKKQFGFPPSKLING; encoded by the coding sequence ATGAAACAAAATTCCTTTATATTATTTTTTTGTTTGATTTTTAGTTATTATTCTCATTCTCAGAATATTAAATTTGATCATTTTAACGACAATAACGGATTGTCTCACAACTCTGTGCGCCATATTGTACAAGATAAAAAAGGCTTTTTGTGGTTTGGTACTTTCTCTGGACTGAATCGTTTTGATGGATATCAGTTTAAAAAATACATGAGTGCTTCACCAAGTGAAAACCGATTGCATAATGATGATATTACAGCTCTTGATCTTGATGAAGAATCTAATAGCTTATGGATTGGAACCAGAAAAGGTTTGACACTTTACAAAATAGATACCAATGAATTTGTCACTTTTTTGCCTCAGACAAACAATCCTAAAAGCTTGCCAGATGAAGAAATCAGATCGGTTCATGTAGATAAATTTAAAAGAATTTGGGTTGGAACTAAAACTAAAGGAGTTTACATTTTTTTTCAAAAAGAAAATCGTTTTGAGAAAGTGCCAATACCTGGATTTCAATATGTGAATGAAATTTTTGAAGACAAAAAAGGAGGAATTTGGATTGGAAGTTATGAAACAGGATCAGTCGCAAAAGTTTCTTTAGATGCTAAAGGAGAAATTGTGCGAATTGTCAATTATACATTGAATGTTCCAAATTCTACTGAAAAGAATCCGTATATCAATTTTATATATGAAGATTCAAAATTCGATATTTTCATAGGAACTAGAGAAGGTTTATACAAACTTGATAAAACGGCAAACAAGTTTGTAAATCTCTATATTGAAAATAAAGAGATTCGAAATAGTCTAGGACCCTATTTTATATCAGTTGCTCAGGCTCCAGATGGAAAATATTGGGTTGGAACACTCGGTGGTTTGTTGGTCTGCAATCAGTTAGAAGACATTCAAACAGGAAATTACAAATGGTATTATTCAATATTATCTGATGATACTTCGATTGTTGATAATTTGGTATCGGCACTATATTTTGATGCGTCGGGTGTTTTATGGATTGGTACGGAAGATGGTTTAGACAAGTATGATCCTTATGAAAACCAGTTTGTTCTAAATAAAGATATTTCTCATTACATTGGAAATCAAGCACCAAGAATTAGAGGTTTTGCAAAAACGTATGATGGAAAAGTAATAGTCGAAACAAGACATGATGGACTTTTTATTTCGAGCGCCAAAGGTTTTACGCCCTTATATAATAACAAAAAAGACATGGTAAGTATTTATTCGGATGACGGAAAAATATTTTATTGCGGACTTTGGAATGGAAATGTTTTGATTTATAATTACTCGAATAATTCTTCGAAAGAGGTTAACGTTGGTTTTGCAACAGCACCAGTTTTTGCTTTCAGCAAAATTGACGAACAAAACATGATGGTTGGTTCTTTTGGAGAAGGAGCCGTGATTTTAAATACACAAACATTGCAGGTTCAAGCTTCGACTGGAAAATTGCTTCCTGGTTTTCAAATTAATGCAATAGAAAAAGACAAAGCCAATAATGTTTGGATTGCAACTGAAACTGGAGTAGCAAAATACAATAGAAAAACAGGCAATATCAAAATTTATAAATCGTTGTATGCTAAAGAAAAAGGCATACCGCACGATGATAATATTAGCGATATTTTGGTTGACATCAAAGGTAGAATTTGGGCTTCAACACGTGTCGGTTTATGTCTTTATTCGCCATCAAAGGACAATTTTTTTCCGTTGACAAACCCGAAAGAATTATCAGGAAACTGGATAACCGATATGCTATCAGATGCAAAAGGAAATTTATGGCTGAATATCAACAACAATACAGTTGCAAGGCTTAATTCTAATTTAAAAGATGTAAATGTTTATCACGTAAAAAGCGGTAATAGGCTGGATGTTTTTAGCTCGAGCAGTTTTTTCAATTTTAATAGTTCAAACATTTATTTAGGAACTAAAAACGGTATTATTTATTTTTCGCTGGATAAAATTGTCAATAATAAATGGTCGCCAACACCAGTTATTACGGAATTTAAAATTCAAAATGAAGAGATTGTTCCTGGAACCGAAATTAATGGACAAATCCCACTTTCATCTGATTTGAATTACAGCAAAAAGATTGAACTAAGTTATAAAAACCGTGATTTTTCGCTTCAGTTCTCAACTCCTTCTTATACAAATGAAAAACTGAATAAGTTCGAATATATGTTGGAAGGATTTGACAAGGAATGGATTGCAACAAATAGCAATTCGAGAACAGTTCAGTATACTAATTTATATCCTGGAAATTACACTTTCAAAATAAGATCCAGCAACAGCGATGGTCATTGGAGCAAAGTGGTATCGTATGAAATCGTAATTTTGCCTCCTTTTTGGCTAACGCCATATGCATTGTTGCTGTTTTTAATTTTATTATCCGTTATTTTCTACTTTGTTCGCAAAGAAATTAGAAACCGTATTCGCTTAAAACAGGAATTATTGACTGAAAAAATTAAACGCGAGCAAGACATTAAACTGAATAATGAAAAGCTTCGTTTTTTTACCAATATTTCTCACGAATTAAGAACGCCTTTAACCTTAATTTTAGGTCCAGCCAAACAATTATTGGAAGAAGGAAACGCGAGCGAATATCAAAAAAGCAGATATAATTTAATTCATCAAAATGCGAGCCGAATGTTGAATCTGGTAAATCAGGTTCTGGATTTCAGACGCGCGCAAGCCGGAGAATTAAAGCTGAAAGTCTCTAAAACCGATATTATTTCGTATTCTAAAAATATATTTGAATCGTTTAAAGAGCTGGCATATAATAAGAACATTACTTTAAATTTTACTACCGAAAATGAGAATTTAACGGGTTGGGTTGATAATGACAAGTACGATAAAATTTTATACAATTTGTTGTCCAATGCTTTAAAATTCACCAATAAATTTGGAAATGTAGATTTGTTTATCGGACTCAAAGATGGAGAAGAAGGCAGATTAGTTATCGAAGTAAGCGATAATGGAATCGGGATTCCGTTGAAAAGTCAGGAGAAGATTTTCAAACGTTTTTATCAAGTAAAAGGCAATAAAAATCAAAATACAGGATCCGGAATTGGTTTGTCATTGGTGAAATCTTTGGTAGCGCTTCATAAAGGAACCATTAAATTAGAAAGTACAGAGGGCGAGGGAAGTATTTTTACTGTTGAATTGCCTATAGATCGCAGTTATTACACGGATAAAGAGGTTTTTGAGTTTGTTTTGAAAAATGACAATCAAAGTATGTTGCTTCCGGAAAAAGCACCAAAAAAGATTCTGCAAAACACTGAATTGAAGCAAAAAATAGTAGTTGTTGAAGATAATACCGAACTGAGAAAATATCTAGTAGATTATCTTTCTGATTATTATAAAGTCTATGAAGCTGAAAACGGAATGGAAGGTCTGAAAATTTGCAGACAAATTAAGCCAATCCTTTGCGTTGCTGACGTCATGATGCCTGTAATGGATGGATTGGAATTTTGTGAAGAACTTAAAAGAGATGAATTTATCAGTCACATTCCGGTTATTTTATTGACCGCACTTTCTGAAAATGATGATAAGGTTAGAGGTTACGGCGTTGGTGCTGACGGCTATATTGTGAAGCCGTTTGAGCCTTCGTTGCTAAAAACGGTTATTGAAAATATTATTAAATCGAGATTAGAACTAAAAGAAAAATTCTCTGGTGAAGTAGAAAGTAAAGTCGGTTTGCTGACACATTCCCCAATCGATGAAGAATTTATGGAAAAAATAACGAATTTAATTAACGATAATTTGAGCGAAGTTGAGTTGTCGACAGAATTCCTTTGCGATAAATTGGGAGTAAGTTCGTCTAAACTTTACCGAAAAATTAAAGAGCTGACTGATTTGGCTCCAAATGAGTTTATCAGAACTATACGTTTGAAAAAATCAGCGCAGCTTCTTAAAACAAAAAAATATAATGTGTCTGAAGTGACAGAATTAGTTGGCTTCAATGATCCGTTATATTTTAGTCGTTGTTTCAAAAAGCAGTTTGGTTTTCCTCCAAGTAAACTAATTAATGGCTGA